Proteins encoded by one window of Blautia faecicola:
- a CDS encoding FAD-binding oxidoreductase translates to MAYPYKKMTSQDCDYIRSVTAPDRVWAGAEIASEYYRDEMPEYGVYQPDLYVEVVNKEEVSAIMAYAYKENIPVVCRGAGTGLAGGATCKYGGIMLSIMRMNKIFPIDRKNQTITAQPGALLIDIQAAAAAGGLFYPPDPGEKTASIGGNVITNAGGMKAVRYGLTRDFVRCIEAVMPDGSIMNFSSNVVKNTTGYDVKDLIIGSEGTLCILTEVTLKLLPAPTCTCTLVMPFKSLEECADMVPKVLELPFVPTAIEFLERELIDIVERNLNKMFPVKEGEAVLIVMYDASSKQELDSAVEAAAEAALANGALDCAIAGTPERAGAVWSVRGGILEGMKADSVAQEECDVVVPRARIAEYVKAAKKIASAHGIRVEPCGHCGDGNIHTEMLRGPEMSDEEWKAATHASLTELYALSKELGGQLSGEHGIGNGRLEFLEEFVGPRMIQLYKSIKLAFDDKLILNPGKVIEFNK, encoded by the coding sequence ATGGCATACCCTTATAAGAAAATGACTTCCCAGGATTGTGACTATATCCGTTCTGTCACCGCGCCTGACCGTGTATGGGCGGGAGCGGAGATCGCCAGCGAATATTATCGGGATGAGATGCCGGAGTACGGTGTATATCAGCCGGATCTGTACGTGGAAGTTGTAAACAAAGAAGAAGTATCAGCCATTATGGCATATGCATACAAAGAAAATATCCCGGTGGTCTGCCGTGGAGCGGGAACCGGTCTGGCAGGAGGTGCTACCTGCAAATACGGCGGCATCATGTTATCCATCATGCGGATGAACAAGATTTTTCCGATCGACCGGAAGAATCAGACGATCACCGCCCAGCCGGGTGCACTGTTGATTGATATTCAGGCAGCAGCCGCAGCAGGAGGGCTGTTCTACCCGCCGGATCCGGGGGAAAAGACAGCGTCCATCGGCGGTAATGTCATTACAAATGCCGGTGGTATGAAAGCGGTCCGTTACGGACTGACGAGAGATTTTGTCCGCTGTATCGAGGCAGTTATGCCGGACGGATCGATCATGAATTTTTCATCCAATGTTGTGAAAAATACGACCGGATATGATGTGAAAGACCTGATCATCGGTTCCGAGGGAACCCTTTGTATCCTGACGGAAGTGACATTAAAACTGCTTCCGGCACCGACCTGCACCTGTACGCTGGTTATGCCGTTTAAGAGCCTTGAAGAGTGTGCGGACATGGTTCCGAAGGTACTGGAACTGCCGTTTGTACCGACTGCGATAGAATTCCTTGAGCGAGAATTGATAGACATTGTAGAGCGGAACCTGAACAAAATGTTTCCGGTGAAAGAGGGTGAGGCGGTTCTGATCGTAATGTACGATGCTTCGAGTAAGCAGGAACTTGACAGTGCCGTGGAAGCTGCTGCAGAGGCAGCACTGGCAAACGGAGCTCTGGACTGTGCGATCGCCGGAACACCGGAACGCGCCGGAGCGGTATGGAGTGTGCGCGGGGGTATCCTGGAAGGCATGAAAGCGGATTCAGTGGCACAGGAAGAGTGTGATGTGGTTGTCCCGAGAGCAAGAATCGCAGAGTATGTAAAGGCAGCGAAAAAGATCGCAAGTGCCCATGGCATCCGTGTAGAGCCCTGTGGTCACTGTGGAGACGGAAACATCCACACCGAGATGCTTCGAGGACCGGAGATGAGTGATGAAGAGTGGAAGGCAGCAACCCACGCCAGTCTGACAGAACTGTATGCACTGTCCAAAGAATTGGGTGGACAGTTATCCGGAGAGCATGGTATCGGAAACGGCCGTCTGGAATTCCTGGAAGAGTTCGTGGGACCGCGGATGATCCAGCTG
- a CDS encoding FAD-binding protein yields MEFMKFDADKCSLCGICVEKCPFGALTIEGAGIVVSESCRMCGLCVRNCPEKAIQFEQKAKAFNKEDWKNFLIYVEQERGEIHPVTYELVGEARKMAGKVGYEVNCVIVGGKGTKENAEKLLPYGVDHVYVYEDPGFEGFRADCYADAVADCIAANKPSSVLIGATALGRSLAPRLSTRFHTGLTADCTTLDIKPNTDMIQVRPAFGGNIMAQIGITKSRPQFATVRYKVMDKAEVVANPHGEVVVCPVNEKMAESRIKILSSEVIDKVKSLEEEDVLVVAGRGVRNEKDVEMCRELAEALGGQLAFTRPMVENGFGDTAHQIGLSGRTVRPKLIITCGVSGAIQFTSCMNGSECIVAINTDPQAQIFGVADYCIVDDLYQVVPELTALAKKQKED; encoded by the coding sequence ATGGAATTTATGAAATTTGATGCAGACAAATGCAGTCTCTGCGGAATCTGCGTGGAAAAATGTCCCTTTGGTGCGCTGACCATAGAGGGAGCGGGAATCGTAGTCAGCGAAAGCTGCCGTATGTGTGGTCTCTGTGTGAGAAACTGTCCGGAGAAAGCCATACAGTTTGAGCAGAAAGCAAAAGCATTTAACAAAGAGGACTGGAAAAACTTCCTGATCTATGTGGAGCAGGAGCGTGGAGAGATCCATCCGGTGACCTACGAACTTGTGGGAGAGGCCAGAAAGATGGCAGGAAAAGTCGGTTACGAAGTCAACTGTGTGATCGTAGGCGGCAAAGGAACGAAGGAAAATGCCGAAAAGCTGCTTCCTTACGGTGTGGATCATGTGTATGTATATGAAGATCCGGGATTTGAAGGATTTCGGGCAGACTGCTATGCAGATGCAGTGGCAGACTGTATCGCGGCAAATAAACCGAGTTCTGTACTGATCGGAGCAACCGCACTGGGACGTTCCCTGGCACCGAGACTCTCGACCCGTTTCCATACCGGTCTGACCGCAGACTGTACCACACTGGATATCAAACCAAATACCGATATGATCCAGGTCCGTCCTGCATTTGGCGGCAATATCATGGCACAGATCGGAATCACAAAGTCCAGACCACAGTTTGCGACAGTGAGATATAAAGTCATGGATAAAGCTGAAGTGGTAGCGAACCCACACGGCGAAGTGGTTGTCTGTCCGGTCAATGAAAAGATGGCAGAATCGAGAATCAAGATCCTTTCTTCTGAGGTGATCGATAAAGTCAAGAGCCTGGAAGAAGAGGATGTGCTGGTGGTAGCAGGCCGTGGCGTACGAAATGAAAAAGATGTGGAAATGTGCCGGGAACTGGCAGAAGCCCTTGGCGGTCAGCTGGCCTTTACCCGTCCGATGGTGGAAAACGGATTTGGCGATACGGCGCATCAGATCGGTCTGTCCGGCCGTACCGTGCGGCCGAAACTGATCATCACCTGCGGGGTGTCCGGAGCGATCCAGTTCACCTCCTGTATGAACGGATCGGAATGTATCGTAGCGATCAACACAGATCCACAGGCACAGATCTTCGGTGTGGCAGATTACTGTATCGTAGATGATTTATACCAGGTTGTCCCGGAACTGACAGCATTGGCAAAAAAACAGAAGGAGGACTAA
- a CDS encoding electron transfer flavoprotein subunit beta/FixA family protein → MKIVVCMKQVPASSKVDIDPETGAMKRMSGETRTNPYDLFALETALQIREKVGGTVTVLTMGPPQAEEMMRDAYTMGADNAVILSDRKFAGADVLATSYALAQGIQVIGGADLIICGRQTTDGDTAQVGPAIAEHLTIPHAAWVAEIVDVNEKAIQVRQDLVSVSQISEIPYPCLLTIDKDTCVPRLPSYLLKKATADRPIRILSFEDMPDQDLSRYGLVGSPTSVERMFAPPEGEKQVYLEGGAKEKAEELFSILTGKKII, encoded by the coding sequence ATGAAAATCGTAGTATGTATGAAACAGGTACCGGCGAGTTCCAAGGTGGATATTGATCCGGAAACCGGTGCCATGAAGAGAATGTCCGGGGAGACCAGGACCAATCCTTACGATCTGTTCGCGTTGGAGACAGCCCTTCAGATCCGTGAAAAAGTGGGAGGAACCGTAACGGTACTGACGATGGGACCGCCGCAGGCAGAGGAAATGATGCGCGATGCCTATACGATGGGAGCCGACAATGCGGTCATCCTCTCCGACAGAAAATTCGCGGGAGCCGATGTGCTTGCCACCTCTTACGCGCTGGCGCAGGGGATTCAGGTGATCGGCGGCGCGGATCTGATCATCTGCGGAAGGCAGACAACCGATGGCGATACCGCCCAGGTAGGACCGGCGATCGCAGAACATCTGACGATTCCGCATGCCGCATGGGTGGCAGAGATTGTGGATGTGAATGAGAAAGCCATTCAGGTGAGACAGGATCTCGTCAGTGTATCCCAGATCTCCGAGATCCCATATCCGTGTCTTCTGACGATCGACAAAGATACCTGTGTACCGCGTCTGCCGTCCTATCTGTTAAAGAAAGCAACCGCAGACCGCCCGATCCGTATCCTGAGTTTTGAGGATATGCCGGATCAGGATCTGAGCCGATATGGTCTGGTAGGATCTCCTACCTCTGTAGAGCGTATGTTTGCACCGCCGGAAGGCGAAAAACAGGTTTACCTGGAAGGCGGTGCGAAAGAAAAAGCAGAGGAACTTTTTTCTATTTTAACCGGAAAGAAGATCATATAG
- a CDS encoding VOC family protein, translating to MLVQGIHHVCIRCEKSEIEKVKEFYQGVLGMPVIRSWGEPELEGFMFDTGAGLVEVFTDAEGQLPQGSIRHFALKTDDVDGCVKAVREAGYPITVEPKDIVIPSQPEFPVRVAFCNGPTGEEIEFFQEK from the coding sequence ATGTTGGTACAGGGAATTCATCATGTATGTATCCGATGCGAAAAATCGGAGATCGAAAAAGTAAAAGAATTTTATCAGGGGGTTCTGGGTATGCCTGTGATTCGTTCTTGGGGAGAACCGGAACTTGAAGGCTTTATGTTTGATACGGGTGCAGGCCTGGTGGAAGTCTTTACCGATGCTGAAGGACAGCTGCCTCAGGGAAGCATCCGGCATTTTGCACTGAAGACGGATGATGTGGACGGATGTGTGAAAGCAGTCCGTGAAGCAGGATATCCGATCACCGTAGAGCCAAAAGACATCGTGATTCCGTCCCAACCGGAATTTCCGGTTCGTGTGGCTTTCTGCAACGGACCGACAGGAGAAGAAATTGAATTCTTTCAGGAAAAATAA
- a CDS encoding 3'-5' exonuclease: MNYIVFDLEWNQCPYGKGQENERIPFEIIEIGAVKLNSERQIIDQYQVLIQPRVYKKLHHRTREIIQMDMKLLEREGIPFYRAVKEFLKWCGEDALFCSWGNSDLLELQRNMKYYGILQLLKGPIRYLDVQKLFSIDREDGDSRRSLEYAVDVLEIEKQQEFHRALADSWYTAKVLMRLRSEIVDTFYSIDCYQNPKRKEEEIKVFYPGYEKFISREFDSKEEAMADKEITSSRCHLCRKNIRKKIRWFAAGQKNYYCLAYCPVHGWMKGKIRMKKTEQGRVFAVKTMKYTTEEEAMEIRTKKEEIKRKRRARKKGEK, encoded by the coding sequence ATGAATTATATTGTCTTTGATCTGGAGTGGAATCAGTGTCCTTACGGAAAAGGCCAGGAAAATGAAAGAATTCCCTTTGAGATTATTGAGATCGGAGCAGTAAAACTGAACAGTGAGCGACAGATCATAGACCAGTATCAGGTACTGATACAGCCGCGGGTATATAAGAAACTTCATCACCGTACCAGAGAGATCATCCAGATGGATATGAAACTGTTGGAACGGGAAGGGATTCCTTTTTACCGTGCTGTCAAAGAATTCTTGAAATGGTGCGGTGAGGATGCCCTTTTTTGCAGCTGGGGCAATTCCGATCTGCTGGAACTGCAGCGAAACATGAAATACTACGGCATCCTGCAGCTTTTAAAAGGACCGATCCGTTATCTGGATGTGCAAAAATTATTCAGTATCGACCGGGAGGACGGAGACAGCAGAAGGTCTCTGGAATATGCCGTGGATGTACTGGAGATTGAAAAACAGCAGGAATTTCATCGGGCACTGGCGGATTCCTGGTATACGGCAAAGGTTTTGATGCGGCTCCGAAGCGAGATCGTGGACACGTTTTATTCTATTGACTGTTATCAGAATCCGAAACGGAAGGAAGAAGAGATCAAAGTCTTTTATCCGGGGTATGAAAAATTTATTTCCCGGGAATTTGACTCCAAAGAAGAAGCCATGGCGGATAAGGAGATCACCAGCAGCCGCTGTCATCTGTGCAGAAAAAATATCCGCAAAAAGATCCGGTGGTTTGCGGCAGGGCAGAAGAATTATTACTGCTTGGCGTACTGTCCGGTACATGGCTGGATGAAGGGCAAGATCCGGATGAAGAAGACGGAGCAGGGCAGAGTCTTTGCGGTAAAGACCATGAAATATACCACGGAAGAGGAAGCCATGGAGATACGGACCAAAAAAGAAGAAATCAAAAGAAAAAGACGGGCCCGTAAGAAAGGAGAAAAATAA
- a CDS encoding sensor histidine kinase, whose translation MKNPCPGLWLPDIQEQTKHLTSLTNNLITLSRMEEERTRLQMIDFPFSDVVEETVQSFQALARTQNKTFETSIQPMISLYGDEKSLIQLVSILLDNAMKYSTPEGEIFLRLEKAGNNVKLSVYNTADSIDREQLPHLFDRFYRTDKSRSSRTGGYGLGLSIAAAVVNAHKGKITATTQDEHSLLITVMLPLKTQGR comes from the coding sequence ATGAAAAATCCCTGTCCCGGGCTCTGGCTGCCAGATATTCAGGAGCAGACAAAACACCTGACTTCCCTGACCAATAACCTGATCACACTCTCCCGGATGGAAGAGGAACGCACCCGGCTGCAAATGATCGATTTCCCATTCTCGGATGTGGTAGAAGAAACGGTACAGTCTTTTCAGGCACTTGCCCGCACACAGAACAAGACTTTTGAAACTTCGATCCAGCCGATGATCTCCCTGTACGGAGACGAAAAATCACTCATACAGCTGGTATCGATCCTGTTAGATAACGCGATGAAATACTCCACTCCGGAAGGCGAGATTTTCCTTCGTCTTGAAAAAGCAGGAAACAACGTGAAACTTTCTGTATACAACACCGCCGACTCCATCGACCGTGAACAGCTGCCACACCTGTTCGACCGTTTTTACCGGACAGATAAGTCAAGAAGCTCCCGGACCGGCGGCTACGGTCTCGGACTCTCCATTGCCGCTGCCGTGGTCAATGCCCATAAAGGAAAAATCACAGCAACCACGCAGGATGAACACTCTCTGCTGATCACTGTGATGCTTCCGCTGAAAACGCAGGGACGCTAG
- a CDS encoding DUF6783 domain-containing protein, whose amino-acid sequence MRVPVCGRFYPNKGGVAGYGNRTRVKYTAKWGLQIAEMIFQTRSSVPAFSAEASQ is encoded by the coding sequence CTGCGAGTCCCGGTTTGTGGGAGATTTTATCCGAATAAGGGCGGCGTAGCGGGCTACGGCAACCGAACGAGGGTAAAATATACCGCAAAGTGGGGCTTGCAGATTGCGGAAATGATTTTTCAGACACGCTCTAGCGTCCCTGCGTTTTCAGCGGAAGCATCACAGTGA
- a CDS encoding DUF6783 domain-containing protein, with product MFYPRSVAVARYAALIRIKSPTNRDSQLTKSLFQTRSSSSKNRSPYFSYFASPTPDTSSMEARSVGFFTHISINVLSLNTIYGGTFCSPAIVRRS from the coding sequence ATATTTTACCCTCGTTCGGTTGCCGTAGCCCGCTACGCCGCCCTTATTCGGATAAAATCTCCCACAAACCGGGACTCGCAGCTCACGAAAAGCCTTTTTCAGACACGCTCTAGTTCCTCTAAGAACCGCTCCCCATATTTCTCATACTTCGCCTCGCCCACACCGGACACTTCCAGCATGGAAGCCCGGTCGGTGGGTTTTTTCACGCATATATCAATCAACGTTTTATCACTGAATACGATATACGGCGGCACTTTCTGTTCTCCGGCGATCGTGAGGCGAAGCTGA